The DNA sequence ACGACCAGGTaaggcccgatgacccagacgttGCCGATAACCCGGACGCTCCCGACGATGAGGACAGTAGTGACGACACGAACTAGCTTGACGACCCGAATGGACACGACAATTGGGACTAGCGCGACGACCCAAACGAGTTTTTCGACCTGTACGGCCCAAACTACCCTAACGTGCCAGACGGTTTGGAAGAGCCTGTCCAAGTTGTCAGGCCagtttgggtcgtcaggccccaACTGGTCATCAGACCCGTTAGGGTTGTGTTGCCTTTCCAGAAAGTCTTGTTCGTCTGTATCGTCAGGCTCAACCGGGTCACCAGGCTCGTTTGAGTCGTCTGGTTTGCTTGAGTCGTCCTGCCCATAtgggtcgtcgtgcccgtcATTGGTCGTCATGTCGGTCCATATCATCGTGCTTGTCTGTATGGTATAATCCGTTCAAGTCTGCTAGCCCGTCAGGGTCGTCGGGCTTGTCCATGTCGTCGGGCCATATGGGTTGTCGGGTCCGTTTGGGTCGTCTGGTTTGTCGGGCCCATCTGCGTCATCGGGACCTCAGGTTGTCTGGCCCGTTCTAGTCGTCGGGAACATTTGGGTCGTTGCGCCTGTATGTATCATCAGGCATGTTAGGGTCGTCAGGCAGGTTCGGGCTGTTCGGCGTATTTGGGTCGTCTTGCTTGTTCGATTCGTTGGGCTTGTCCGGCCCGACCCGGAACGACCTAACGACCCAGAAGGGTCTGACGACCTGCATGAGACCGTCAAGCTGGATGGGCCGGTGGACCTTAATGACCTAGATGGGCCCGTCGACACTGATGAGCCTGATAATGCAGAACAGCTCGAAGACCGGACAGGGCCCGACGATAAGAacgtgcccgacgacctggataGGCCCGATGACCGGGACGATTTGATGATTCAGGCGCtcccgatgacccagacgctTCCGATGACGAGGATAGTCGCGATGAcacggacgagcctgacgacctgAATGAACATGATGACTTGGACCAGCGCGACGACCCTGGCGGGCGTCCCAACACGTACAGGACAAACCACCACGACGTGCCCGACGGTTTGGACGGGCCTGTCCAAGTTGTcatgcccgttcgggtcatcaggcTCTTATTAGTCATTGAGcccgttagggttgttttgtccATTCGGTTAGTCTTGCCCGTCTGTGTCGTCGGGCACATCGAGGTCATCGAGCTCGTCCGAGTTGCCtagcccgtctgggtcgtcgtgcccgtccAGGTTGTCATGCTTGTCCGGATCTTTAGGCCTGTCTGGATGGTCTGGTCCGTTAAAGTCGGCTGGCCCGTAAGGGTCTTCGGGCCtctctgggtcgtcgggccgtTTAGGTTGTCATGTCCGTCCGGGTTGTCGAGCCCGTCTCGTTTGTCAGACCCGTTCTGGTAGTCGGGACCGAGTTTTATGGATTTATTAAGAGGATTCTATGAGGAGAAGTTACGCCTTTAGGAGTGGATTCTTCAAACCCTAATCGGGCGGGTAACGAAGACtagaacgggcccgacgacccggatagACCAGACGACCAATAAGCTATCGACGACCCAGACGCTCTTGCTAACCAGGACTGTCGTGACGACATGGACGAGCCTAACGACCCAAATGGACACGACGACTTGGACGGGCCAGACGATCGGGATGGGCCTTACGACTCGTACGGGCTAAACTACCCCGACGTTCCTGACGATTAGGAGGGGCTTGCCATGTTGTCAGGCACGTTCGAGTCATTAGGCACCTACTGGTCAATGGGCCCGTTTGGGTTGTTGTGCCCGTCTGGAAAGTATAGTCCGTACGTATTGTCGGGCTCATCCGGGTCACCAAGCTCGTCTAAGTGGTCTGGTCTATTTGGTTCGTTTGGTCCGTTTGGGTCATCCTGCCCATAtgggtcgtcgtgcccgttAGGGTCGTCATGCTGGTCCGGATAATCGGGCCTGTCCGGATGGTTTAATCCGTCCAAGTCAGTGAGCCCGtcagggtcgtcgggcctgtctagGTCATCAGGCCAAGTGGGTTGTCGGGTCCATCTGAGCGTCTGGTTTgtcgggctcgtccaggtcATCGGGACCATCCGGGTCCTTGGGCTCATTCGAGTCATCGGGACCAtctaggtcgttgggcctatctgTATCGTTAGGCATGTTAGGTTTGtaaggcccgttcgggtcgtcggacaAGTCCGGGTTGTTTGGCTTATTTGGGTCGTCTTGCTTGTCCGATTGTTTGGGATTGTTCGGCCTGACGACCCGGAACAACCCGACGACCCAAACCTGTTTGGGATTGTTCGGCCTGAGGACCTGCATGGGACCGTAAACCTGGACGGGCCGGTGGACCTGAACGACCCCGGCGATCTCGTCGACACTTACGAGCCTGACAACCCAGATCAACCCGAAGACCAGACAAGGCCCGACGACAAGAACGTGCCCGACGACCTCGATAGGCCTAACAATCGGGACAAGCCCAATGACCCACACGCTCCCGATGACCCGGATGCTCCCACGACAAAGATAGTCGCGAAAACATGGACGAGGCCGACGACCTGGATAGACTAGACGACCAGAACGCTCCTGACAACCCAGACGCTCCTGATGACCAGGACTGTCACGACGACATGGACAATGCTGACGACCCAAATGGACACGACAACTTGGACGGGCGCGACGACTGCGATGGGCCTTACGACTCGTACTGGCTAAACTACCCTGACGTTCCCAATGATTAGGACGGGCCTGCCCAAGCTgtcaggcccgttcgggtcgttatGCCCCTACTTGTCATTGGGCCCGTTAGGGTTATTGTGCCCGTCCAGAAAGTCTTGTCCGTCCGTATCGTCGTGCTCATCCTGGTCACCAGGCTCATCTGAGTGGTCTGGTATGTTTGGTTCATTTGGTTCGTTCGGGTCGTTCTGCACATctgggtcgtcgtgcccgttATGTTCGTCATGCCGGTCTGGATAATCGGGCCTGTCCAGATGATCTAATCCGTCCAAGTCGACGAGCCCCTCAGGGTCATCGCGCATGTCCAcgtcgtcgggcctgtctaggtcgtcgggccctgTGGGTTGTTGGGTCCATCTGGTTCATCGGGCTCATCTAGGTTGTCGGGACCGACCGGGTCATTGGGTCGTTCGAGTCGTCAGGAGAGTCGCGACGAcacggacgagcctgacgacccgaatAGACACGATGACTTGGACCAGggcgacgacccaaacgggcatTACGACCCGTTCTGGCCAAACTACCCCGACGTGTCTAGCGTTTTAGACGGGTCTGTCCAAGTTGTCATGCATGTTCGTGTCTTCGGGCTCCTACTGGTCATCGAGcccgttagggttgttttgtTCGTTCAGATAGTCTTGCCCGTCCTTGTCGTTGGGCGCATCCGAGTAAGCTGGCTCATCCGAGTCACAGGGTCTGTCCAAGTCGTCGAGGTCGTTCGGGTGGTCGTGCCTGTCCCGGTAGTCATGCACATATGCATCTTTGGGCCTGTTTGGATGGTCTGTTCTGTCAAAGTCAGGTGACCCGTAAGGGTTATCAGGCCTCTTTGGGTCATCGGGCTGTCTAGCTTGTCATGTCCGTCTGGGTCATCAGGCGCGTCTGATTTGTCAGGACCGTCCGGATCGTTGGGACCGGGTTTTATGGGTGTATTAAGAGGATTCTATGAGGAGAAGTTATGCCTTTAGGAGTGGATTTTTGACACCCTAATCGGGCGGGGCACGAGGACTAGAACGGGCCCGAGGACCTCGATAGACCCGAACGctcccgacgacccggatgctCTTGACGACCAGAACGGTCGCGACGACACGGACGAGCCTAACGACCCAATGGACACGATGACTTCGACGGGCCTGACATACGCGATGGGCCATACAACCCATACGGGCTAAACTACACCGACGTTCCCGACGATTTAGACGG is a window from the Vigna unguiculata cultivar IT97K-499-35 chromosome 7, ASM411807v1, whole genome shotgun sequence genome containing:
- the LOC114191353 gene encoding uncharacterized protein LOC114191353, with translation MTRMSPRTRMVPMTWTSPTNQTLRWTRQPTWPDDLDRPDDPDGLTDLDGLNHPDRPDYPDQHDDPNGHDDPYGQDDPNGPNEPNRPDHLDELGDPDEPDNTYGLYFPDGHNNPNGPIDQ